A window of the Desulfobacula toluolica Tol2 genome harbors these coding sequences:
- a CDS encoding ribonuclease J — MLKIIPLGGLGEIGLNMMVIEYDDVIFIIDAGLMFPEEYMLGIDIVIPAMDYIRENRDKVQAIIITHAHEDHIGALPYLLREIRLPVYGTAFTLGIVRNKLIEFDLNKYIDLNLVNPGETLSIDPFEIEFIRVSHSTVEGVGLAIKTPEGVVVHTGDFRINHDSDKMKNTDISSFARFGEEGVLALMSDSTNVEVEGYTMSEQEVAKNLEDLITVAKGRVIVALFASNVFRIQQLVDIAIRNNRKVVFHGRSMEQIVAVATQLGHIHYPPNTILNIKQISRQEDDEVLIITTGSQGEPMSALVRMASGMHKHINIKKGDNVILSSKYIPGNEKAIANIINKLYRRGADVVYSKIAKIHTSGHAHQEELKLMLNLTKPKYFIPIHGEYRHLVVHARLAEGLGLPRENVIVAEDGKIIAFDKDGGRIEGSVHTGRILVDGKGIGDVGRSVLKERRELSEGGLVVVTMIIDEETGVVLYGPELISKGFVFDSATGYLVDDAQCVILEIVEEIEAGFESRVELIRKKLKKALKQYFAFTINRRPLIVPIIIEV, encoded by the coding sequence ATGCTTAAAATAATTCCACTCGGCGGTCTTGGCGAAATCGGTCTTAACATGATGGTGATTGAATACGATGATGTCATATTTATCATTGATGCCGGTCTGATGTTTCCGGAAGAATACATGCTCGGCATTGATATCGTTATCCCGGCCATGGATTATATAAGAGAAAATCGTGATAAAGTACAGGCCATCATCATTACCCATGCCCATGAAGATCATATCGGGGCGTTGCCTTATCTTTTAAGGGAAATCAGGCTCCCTGTATATGGCACAGCCTTTACCCTGGGGATCGTCAGGAACAAGCTGATTGAGTTTGATCTCAATAAATACATTGATTTGAATCTTGTCAATCCCGGAGAAACCCTTTCAATTGATCCTTTTGAAATAGAATTTATCCGTGTCAGCCACAGCACGGTTGAGGGTGTTGGTCTTGCTATTAAAACCCCTGAAGGTGTTGTGGTTCATACAGGTGATTTCAGGATCAATCATGATTCCGACAAAATGAAAAACACGGATATTTCAAGTTTTGCAAGATTTGGCGAAGAAGGTGTCCTTGCCCTTATGTCGGATTCCACCAATGTTGAGGTTGAAGGTTATACCATGTCTGAACAGGAAGTGGCAAAAAATCTTGAAGACTTGATCACTGTTGCCAAAGGCAGGGTTATTGTCGCCCTGTTTGCCTCAAATGTGTTCAGAATACAGCAGCTGGTGGATATAGCTATTCGCAATAATAGAAAGGTTGTTTTTCATGGTCGGAGCATGGAACAGATAGTTGCCGTGGCCACACAGCTTGGGCATATCCATTATCCCCCAAACACCATTCTTAATATAAAGCAGATTAGCAGACAAGAGGATGACGAAGTTCTCATCATCACCACCGGCAGTCAGGGAGAACCAATGTCTGCTTTGGTAAGGATGGCTTCAGGCATGCACAAGCACATTAATATTAAAAAAGGTGACAATGTGATTTTGTCATCCAAATACATCCCGGGAAATGAAAAGGCCATTGCAAATATTATCAATAAACTCTACCGCAGAGGCGCGGATGTGGTGTATTCAAAAATTGCAAAGATTCATACCTCGGGACATGCCCACCAGGAAGAGCTCAAATTGATGTTGAATCTGACCAAACCCAAATATTTCATACCGATTCATGGGGAATATCGTCATTTGGTCGTTCATGCCAGGCTTGCCGAAGGACTTGGACTGCCAAGAGAAAATGTCATTGTTGCCGAAGACGGCAAAATCATTGCCTTTGATAAGGACGGCGGCAGGATAGAAGGCAGTGTTCATACAGGTAGAATCCTTGTTGACGGTAAAGGTATAGGTGATGTTGGAAGAAGCGTTTTAAAGGAGAGGAGGGAACTTTCCGAAGGCGGCCTTGTTGTTGTCACCATGATCATTGATGAAGAAACAGGTGTTGTTCTTTACGGGCCGGAGTTGATTTCAAAAGGATTTGTTTTTGATTCAGCCACAGGATACCTTGTTGATGATGCACAGTGTGTTATACTTGAAATCGTTGAAGAGATAGAAGCCGGGTTTGAATCCCGTGTTGAGTTGATCAGAAAAAAATTAAAAAAAGCCTTGAAACAATATTTTGCTTTTACCATAAATCGCAGGCCTCTAATTGTGCCAATTATCATTGAAGTATGA
- a CDS encoding 16S rRNA (uracil(1498)-N(3))-methyltransferase yields MMQKFIIPDIDSIPCRTNIQGQDAKHIFKVLRLNPGDPIEVTNGAGKDYTALISSVSPGNIKVDIIDEHDSSTESALHITLCSGMLKDKKMDLVIKHVTQLGIYQWIPFFCERSIPTPDAKRIKNRHQRWETIAVESLKQCRRSRLPQIFKPLSFENLLDHAEAYDLKIAFWEKATQRLDTLTRNSSPLNVIILIGPEGGLSETEIETAQKKGFLSYSLGPRILRAETAAISSCTLIQHILGDI; encoded by the coding sequence ATGATGCAAAAATTCATTATTCCAGACATTGACAGTATACCGTGCAGAACAAATATCCAGGGCCAGGATGCAAAACACATCTTTAAAGTTCTCAGGCTGAACCCGGGAGACCCCATTGAAGTTACAAATGGAGCAGGCAAAGATTATACGGCACTTATTTCCAGCGTCTCACCGGGTAATATAAAAGTTGATATCATTGACGAACATGACTCGTCAACAGAATCTGCCCTTCATATTACACTTTGTTCCGGCATGCTGAAAGACAAAAAAATGGATCTTGTGATCAAGCATGTGACACAGTTGGGTATCTATCAATGGATTCCTTTTTTTTGTGAACGGTCCATTCCCACCCCGGATGCAAAAAGGATAAAAAACCGGCATCAGCGATGGGAAACCATTGCAGTAGAATCTTTAAAACAGTGCCGGAGAAGCAGGCTTCCACAAATATTCAAGCCATTGAGTTTTGAAAATCTGTTAGATCATGCTGAGGCCTATGATTTAAAAATTGCCTTCTGGGAAAAAGCAACTCAAAGACTTGACACTTTGACAAGAAATTCTTCACCTCTTAATGTCATTATTTTGATCGGCCCGGAAGGAGGATTATCGGAAACGGAAATAGAAACAGCTCAAAAAAAAGGCTTTTTATCTTATTCTCTTGGACCCAGAATTTTAAGAGCTGAAACAGCTGCTATTTCAAGCTGTACACTCATCCAACACATCCTTGGGGATATCTGA
- a CDS encoding DNA translocase FtsK — protein MKKELYGIFLFFLIVLTAVSLFSYNVSDPCVGNRFFDIPDHIHNAFGLLGAHLAGFFVFLFGLGAFWIPIVLGLVSVWLLKGKPANIIWLTLLGGLFLIVSTGGLLFLFKDNYELLGTHVSSGGVIGITITSFLLKYANIIGSIIILMFLMILGIIFATGISIISLGLFLNQKIIDLLNVMKTDFYEGINFFNERYVKWQEDRAKAEKQIDITPVRVKKDVLIKIPEKIQQKEFFHEPENVFESDICEPDIFEPTICDPNIVELEEQDSYFKPDADFVDIRDKAEFDLPRISFLDEKKAVEKNIDTDLLKEKSHILERKLKDFNVSGEVVEILPGPVITTFEYRPAPGIKISKIAGLSDDLALALSAISIRIVAPIPGRDVVGIEIPNDEREVVNLRELIASKDFVSSPSILTLGLGKDILGRPMVTKMDSMPHLLIAGATGTGKSVGLNAMIISLLYKGTPDDIKMIMIDPKRIELSVYNDIPHLISPVVTDMKKATNALLWAVREMERRYELLEQTGLRNILQYNSMVASKKKGKLDNSETLDLFEKLPYIVVIVDELADLMMVASKDVEFALTRLAQMARAAGIHLIVATQRPSVDVLTGSIKANFPTRISFQVSSRVDARTIFDGGGSESLLGNGDMLFCPPGAGRLVRIQGAYLSEQEIARVTQFLKDQKAPDYIEDITLGGNDDEKEFDESDYDEKYDEAVALVTKTRQASISFVQRRLRIGYNRAARLVEMMEHEGIVGPQMGSKPRDILVKSYDDD, from the coding sequence ATGAAAAAAGAACTTTATGGTATATTTCTTTTTTTTCTCATTGTACTAACAGCGGTCAGTCTTTTTTCCTATAATGTTTCCGATCCTTGTGTGGGGAATCGTTTTTTTGACATTCCAGATCATATCCACAATGCCTTTGGTTTGTTAGGGGCACATCTTGCCGGTTTTTTTGTTTTTCTGTTCGGGTTGGGTGCATTCTGGATTCCTATTGTCCTGGGACTTGTCAGTGTCTGGTTATTAAAAGGGAAACCTGCAAATATCATCTGGCTGACCCTTCTGGGTGGCCTTTTTTTAATTGTCAGTACCGGCGGTCTGCTTTTCCTTTTTAAAGACAACTATGAGCTTTTAGGCACTCATGTCTCATCAGGTGGGGTTATCGGGATTACAATCACATCCTTTTTATTAAAATATGCCAATATTATCGGCAGTATTATTATTCTGATGTTTCTTATGATACTCGGCATTATTTTTGCTACAGGGATATCCATTATTTCTCTTGGTCTGTTTTTAAATCAGAAAATTATTGACCTTTTAAACGTTATGAAGACGGATTTTTATGAGGGAATAAATTTTTTTAATGAAAGGTATGTCAAATGGCAGGAAGACAGGGCGAAGGCTGAAAAACAGATTGACATCACCCCTGTTAGGGTGAAAAAGGATGTTCTTATTAAAATTCCTGAAAAGATCCAGCAAAAAGAATTTTTTCATGAACCTGAAAATGTTTTTGAGTCTGACATATGCGAGCCTGACATATTTGAACCAACCATATGTGATCCTAACATAGTGGAACTGGAAGAACAGGATTCATATTTTAAACCGGATGCTGATTTTGTTGATATTCGGGATAAAGCTGAATTTGATTTGCCCCGTATTTCATTTCTGGATGAAAAAAAGGCGGTTGAAAAAAATATTGATACAGACCTGCTCAAAGAGAAAAGTCATATCCTGGAACGCAAGTTAAAGGATTTTAACGTGTCCGGGGAGGTTGTTGAAATTCTTCCTGGCCCGGTTATCACAACTTTTGAATACAGGCCTGCCCCGGGAATAAAAATAAGTAAGATCGCAGGATTGTCAGATGATCTTGCCCTTGCCCTGAGTGCCATAAGTATAAGGATTGTCGCTCCTATCCCGGGCCGTGATGTGGTGGGCATAGAGATTCCCAACGATGAAAGAGAAGTCGTTAATTTAAGGGAATTGATCGCGTCAAAAGATTTTGTCAGTTCCCCCTCCATTCTGACCCTGGGGCTGGGAAAAGATATTCTGGGAAGGCCCATGGTCACAAAAATGGATTCCATGCCCCATCTGTTGATCGCCGGTGCCACAGGAACCGGTAAGAGTGTGGGATTGAATGCCATGATTATCAGTCTTTTGTACAAAGGCACACCAGATGATATTAAAATGATCATGATTGATCCCAAAAGGATTGAACTTTCCGTTTATAATGATATTCCCCATTTGATTTCTCCTGTGGTTACGGATATGAAAAAAGCAACCAATGCTCTTTTATGGGCGGTACGGGAGATGGAGCGTAGGTATGAGTTGCTGGAACAAACCGGGTTAAGAAATATTCTTCAGTATAACAGCATGGTGGCATCGAAAAAAAAGGGAAAGCTTGATAATTCTGAAACCCTGGATTTGTTTGAAAAGCTTCCTTATATTGTAGTGATCGTGGATGAACTGGCGGATCTCATGATGGTAGCTTCAAAAGACGTGGAATTTGCATTGACACGGCTGGCCCAGATGGCAAGGGCTGCCGGGATTCATCTGATTGTTGCAACTCAGAGACCCTCTGTTGATGTTCTCACGGGAAGTATTAAAGCCAATTTTCCCACACGGATTTCATTTCAGGTATCTTCCAGGGTTGATGCCAGGACAATTTTTGACGGCGGCGGATCTGAAAGTCTTCTGGGAAACGGGGATATGCTTTTCTGCCCGCCCGGTGCGGGAAGGCTTGTCAGGATTCAGGGTGCCTATCTTTCCGAACAAGAGATCGCCCGGGTGACTCAATTTCTAAAAGATCAGAAAGCCCCTGATTATATTGAAGATATTACACTGGGCGGCAATGATGATGAAAAAGAGTTTGACGAATCAGACTATGATGAAAAATATGATGAGGCTGTGGCCCTGGTGACCAAAACCCGCCAGGCGTCCATTTCCTTTGTTCAGCGCCGTCTTCGCATCGGGTATAACCGTGCGGCCCGGCTGGTTGAAATGATGGAGCATGAGGGGATTGTCGGCCCTCAGATGGGTTCAAAACCCAGGGATATACTGGTAAAAAGTTATGATGACGATTGA
- a CDS encoding phosphoribosylformylglycinamidine synthase subunit PurQ — MKKVNALILTGFGLNCDNETAHVFELAGAKSHRVHINALVSGKIALKDFHILAFGGGFSWGDDHGAGVIQALKLKNHIGKDLLDFVDQGKLMIGICNGFQALVNLGLLPGLNKDYTKRSVSITFNDCGNFRDQWVHLAANNQSPCVFTKGMDTADYPVRHGEGKFIADQKVIDTLLANHQVVFQYADAQGVPAKGEFPLNPNGSLEDIAGICDPSGKIFGLMPHPEAYNHFTNHPDWTRQTQLLRREGKTLGQEMTIGVKLFKNGVDYIKESFF; from the coding sequence ATGAAAAAGGTTAACGCACTTATATTAACAGGGTTTGGATTAAACTGTGATAATGAAACCGCCCATGTGTTTGAACTTGCCGGGGCTAAGTCTCATAGAGTTCATATCAATGCCCTGGTTTCCGGAAAAATTGCATTAAAAGATTTTCATATCCTTGCCTTTGGAGGTGGATTCTCCTGGGGGGATGACCATGGTGCCGGTGTGATTCAGGCCTTAAAGCTTAAAAATCACATTGGCAAAGATCTTTTGGATTTTGTGGATCAGGGAAAACTTATGATCGGTATTTGCAACGGATTCCAGGCCCTGGTCAACCTGGGGCTGCTGCCCGGACTTAACAAGGATTACACAAAAAGAAGCGTTTCCATTACATTCAATGATTGCGGGAATTTCAGGGACCAATGGGTCCATCTGGCTGCAAACAATCAAAGCCCCTGTGTTTTTACAAAGGGCATGGATACAGCCGATTATCCGGTTCGACATGGAGAGGGTAAATTTATTGCAGACCAGAAAGTGATTGACACTCTTTTGGCAAATCATCAGGTGGTGTTTCAATATGCCGACGCTCAAGGAGTTCCTGCAAAAGGCGAATTTCCTTTGAATCCAAATGGTTCTTTAGAAGATATTGCCGGCATCTGTGATCCGTCAGGGAAAATTTTCGGGTTGATGCCTCATCCTGAAGCATATAATCATTTTACCAATCATCCGGACTGGACGCGTCAGACCCAGCTGCTTAGACGGGAAGGCAAAACTCTTGGCCAAGAGATGACAATTGGTGTCAAATTGTTTAAAAACGGGGTTGATTATATCAAAGAGTCATTTTTTTAA
- a CDS encoding class I SAM-dependent methyltransferase — protein sequence MMTIDFDVWGSIKGFMDRDEAARLYCIALKASESGPVLEIGSYCGKSAYVIGSACKKNDSILYSIDHHEGSEEQQPNEEYFDPDLFDPQISRINTFPFFRETIRRNALEHTVVPIVAKSSTAGKMWNTPISMLFIDGGHCFEAVNTDYLTWTPHIKTNGFLVIHDIFKNPEKGGQAPRKIYETALASGNYEALEMIKTLGVLRKK from the coding sequence ATGATGACGATTGATTTTGATGTGTGGGGCAGTATCAAGGGGTTTATGGATCGCGATGAAGCAGCAAGGCTTTATTGCATTGCGTTAAAAGCTTCTGAAAGCGGCCCTGTTCTTGAAATAGGAAGCTATTGCGGTAAATCCGCCTACGTTATAGGATCTGCATGTAAAAAAAATGATTCCATTCTTTATTCCATTGATCACCATGAGGGGTCGGAAGAGCAGCAGCCAAATGAAGAATATTTTGATCCTGATCTGTTTGACCCGCAAATATCAAGAATTAATACCTTTCCTTTTTTCCGGGAGACTATCCGCAGAAACGCTCTTGAACATACAGTGGTGCCCATTGTTGCAAAGTCAAGTACGGCAGGCAAAATGTGGAATACCCCAATTTCAATGCTGTTTATAGATGGCGGTCATTGTTTTGAGGCCGTAAATACGGACTATCTGACTTGGACCCCTCATATTAAGACCAATGGATTCTTGGTGATTCATGATATTTTCAAGAACCCTGAAAAAGGGGGGCAGGCCCCCCGGAAAATATATGAAACAGCCCTTGCATCAGGAAATTATGAAGCCCTTGAAATGATAAAAACCCTGGGTGTTTTAAGAAAAAAATAA
- a CDS encoding phosphoribosylformylglycinamidine synthase subunit PurL, with the protein MICCIEIALKKELRDAEASSLIKKAASYFGINIQEARCINIVTIESDFDHGQLGRVKDEIFTNPVTQVSSLTPLDIDFHWCIWVGFRPGVKDNPGSTAMEAIKDHLGKTFGPDEGIYTSKRYCLKGDTLVREDVEKLASELLSNSIIQQFKVFSMDEWDKKIGADVKPAKVILDHTPCFEVISIDSDEQLAKISDERNLALNPRDIPVIREYFLDPDVMASRKKAGLSKPTDVELEYISQARSDHCNHNTFQGIFRYTDASNNEQVVENSLFKTYIQEPTLKLKDQKEWVVSVLWDNAGVGRFDAENNYVVTGETHNSPSNMEAYGGAITGIVGVYRDPMGTGLGSKLFMGSFGYCVGDINYNGPLRPPLHPRRLLDGVIEGVKDGGNKSGVPTTFGQTLFNPGYMGKSLVFVTALGIMPNQVKGKPSHEKKTSPGELIIMSGGRVGKDGIHGVTASSESYSENTPAGHVQIGDPYTQKKMHDFLLICRDEGLIPFITDNGGGGLSSSVGESAMISNGCVVWLDKVPLKYEGLDMWEIWISESQERMTIAVKPEDLDRFMELSAEHEVESTVIGEYTDTGKLHIKYKDETCAYVDMDLLDKGFPSWEFDAVWLSPETRGLTEPVISSPSDFNSLLLSMLERPNISSKEWIIRQYDHEVQGGSVIKPLVGVNHNIPSDASVTRPVLTSQKGLAFSQSILPWYSKIDAYHMMTCTIDEAVRRLIAVGGNFEHIGGLDNFCWPNIQFDPKKNPDGKFKAAQLVRACRALKEACEKYEIPLLSGKDSMYVDGHLEGEFGERIKVSALETVQFSGTSVIEDISKCVSMEPKVSGDLVYVLGTTANELGASEYYEAFDEIGLNIPHVDFNKFKVVYRAMQSAIENELVASCHAVARGGLGVHLSYLTLAGGMGLEVNLSDLPMDVSRGGLLNETLLFSESAGRFIVTIAPENKSIFEKLFKGMAANCIGMVTKDHDHLKIFGFDSETLVDLTTTQLDKAFNKTFGDMI; encoded by the coding sequence CGGCAATGGAAGCCATAAAAGACCACCTGGGAAAAACCTTTGGACCTGATGAAGGTATTTATACATCAAAACGGTACTGCCTGAAAGGCGATACACTGGTTCGTGAGGATGTGGAAAAACTGGCTTCCGAGCTTTTGTCCAATAGTATCATTCAGCAATTTAAAGTTTTTTCCATGGATGAATGGGATAAAAAAATCGGTGCAGATGTCAAGCCTGCCAAGGTTATCCTTGACCACACACCCTGTTTTGAAGTTATCAGCATTGACTCTGATGAACAGCTTGCAAAGATTTCCGATGAGAGAAATCTTGCATTAAATCCAAGAGATATCCCGGTGATTCGCGAGTATTTTCTGGATCCGGATGTAATGGCATCCAGAAAAAAAGCAGGGCTTTCCAAGCCAACAGATGTGGAACTGGAATATATTTCACAGGCCAGAAGCGATCATTGCAATCATAACACCTTTCAGGGAATTTTCAGGTATACGGATGCATCCAATAACGAACAAGTTGTTGAAAACAGTCTGTTTAAAACCTATATCCAGGAACCGACCTTAAAGCTTAAAGATCAAAAAGAGTGGGTGGTTTCCGTATTATGGGATAATGCAGGGGTTGGCAGGTTTGATGCTGAAAATAATTATGTGGTCACCGGTGAAACCCATAATTCACCCTCCAATATGGAAGCCTACGGCGGTGCCATAACCGGTATCGTAGGGGTTTACCGAGATCCCATGGGAACCGGGCTTGGCTCCAAGCTGTTTATGGGCAGTTTCGGGTATTGTGTGGGAGACATAAATTATAACGGCCCCTTAAGGCCTCCTCTCCATCCCCGGCGTCTTCTGGACGGCGTTATCGAAGGGGTCAAAGACGGGGGAAATAAAAGCGGTGTTCCCACCACCTTTGGCCAGACACTATTTAATCCGGGGTACATGGGCAAAAGCCTGGTGTTTGTGACGGCGTTGGGAATCATGCCCAACCAGGTCAAGGGAAAGCCCAGCCATGAAAAGAAAACATCCCCTGGGGAACTCATTATTATGAGTGGCGGTCGGGTTGGAAAAGACGGCATTCACGGCGTAACAGCCTCTTCGGAAAGTTATTCGGAAAACACGCCTGCCGGTCATGTCCAGATCGGTGATCCTTATACCCAGAAGAAAATGCATGATTTTCTGCTGATCTGCCGGGATGAAGGCTTGATCCCGTTTATTACGGATAATGGCGGCGGCGGTTTATCTTCTTCTGTTGGTGAATCCGCAATGATCTCCAACGGGTGTGTAGTATGGCTGGATAAAGTTCCCTTGAAATACGAAGGGCTGGACATGTGGGAAATCTGGATTTCAGAATCCCAGGAAAGAATGACCATTGCCGTTAAACCCGAAGATCTGGACCGGTTTATGGAACTTTCAGCCGAACATGAAGTGGAAAGCACTGTGATCGGTGAATATACTGATACCGGCAAACTGCATATCAAATATAAGGACGAAACCTGTGCTTATGTGGATATGGATCTTCTGGACAAAGGGTTTCCCTCATGGGAATTTGATGCAGTCTGGCTTTCGCCTGAAACCAGAGGCTTGACAGAACCTGTGATCAGCTCTCCTTCTGATTTTAATTCATTGCTGCTCAGCATGCTTGAGCGGCCCAATATCAGCTCCAAAGAGTGGATTATCCGTCAATATGACCATGAAGTCCAGGGTGGTTCCGTGATCAAACCCCTTGTGGGGGTTAACCATAATATTCCATCCGATGCCAGCGTGACACGTCCGGTTCTGACCTCCCAGAAAGGCTTGGCGTTTTCCCAAAGTATTCTGCCGTGGTATTCAAAAATTGATGCCTACCATATGATGACCTGTACCATTGATGAAGCGGTGCGGCGTTTGATTGCCGTGGGTGGTAATTTTGAGCATATTGGCGGGCTGGATAATTTTTGCTGGCCCAACATACAATTTGATCCAAAGAAAAATCCCGATGGAAAGTTCAAGGCAGCGCAGCTGGTCAGGGCATGCAGGGCATTAAAAGAAGCTTGCGAAAAATATGAAATCCCGCTTCTTTCGGGCAAGGACAGCATGTATGTGGACGGCCACCTTGAAGGAGAATTTGGAGAGCGCATAAAAGTGTCAGCCCTGGAAACCGTTCAGTTTTCAGGCACATCGGTTATTGAGGATATCTCAAAATGCGTGTCCATGGAACCAAAGGTTTCCGGCGACCTTGTTTATGTGCTGGGCACAACAGCCAATGAACTCGGGGCATCTGAATATTATGAGGCGTTTGATGAAATTGGTCTGAATATCCCACATGTTGATTTTAATAAATTTAAAGTGGTCTACAGGGCAATGCAAAGTGCCATTGAAAATGAACTTGTGGCGTCTTGCCACGCCGTTGCAAGGGGCGGTCTTGGAGTTCATCTGTCATACCTGACACTGGCAGGAGGAATGGGCCTTGAGGTCAATTTGTCGGATCTTCCAATGGATGTGAGCCGTGGCGGACTTTTAAATGAAACCCTGTTGTTTTCAGAATCAGCAGGCAGATTTATTGTTACTATTGCCCCGGAAAACAAATCAATTTTTGAAAAATTATTCAAAGGCATGGCGGCAAATTGTATAGGCATGGTAACAAAAGATCATGATCATTTGAAAATTTTCGGCTTTGACAGCGAAACGCTGGTAGATCTAACAACAACACAACTTGATAAAGCATTTAACAAGACCTTTGGAGACATGATATGA